Proteins from one Phaenicophaeus curvirostris isolate KB17595 chromosome 18, BPBGC_Pcur_1.0, whole genome shotgun sequence genomic window:
- the SOX18 gene encoding transcription factor SOX-18, producing the protein MNISESSYCREEIPQARGDCSWGAGAAEPGLAFPRPPGAASPRSRSPSPEPGFAFGPAGAAPAAAPAAAPSRSPSPEPGYGYSPPAGRAEGKAGEDSRIRRPMNAFMVWAKDERKRLAQQNPDLHNAVLSKMLGQSWKALSASDKRPFVEEAERLRIQHLQDHPNYKYRPRRKKQAKKIKRMEPNILLHNLSQPCSDNFSMSHHGGSQPGHPQPPPLNHFRELHSMGSDIENYGLPTPEMSPLDVLEQTEPAFFPPHMQDDCNMMPFRGYHHHHQMEFPQEKCMGRDVAVPYAQTPSHLADAMRTPHPSSIYYNQMCSGTQNGLSAHLGQLSPPPEAHHMESMDHLNQTELWTDVDRNEFDQYLNMSRTRPEASGLPYHVSLSKVTPRSISCEESSLISALSDASSAVYYSPCITG; encoded by the exons ATGAATATATCTGAGTCTAGCTACTGCCGAGAGGAGATTCCGCAAGCCCGGGGCGACTGTTCATGGGGCGCGGGCGCCGCTGAGCCCGGGCTCGCCTTCCCTCGCCCGCCGGGCGCCGCCTCCCCCCGCAGCCGCTCGCCCAGCCCCGAGCCCGGCTTCGCCTTCGGCCCCGCCggagccgcccccgccgcggCCCCCGCCGCGGCCCCCAGCCGCTCGCCCAGCCCCGAGCCCGGCTATGGATACAGCCCCCCGGCGGGCCGGGCCGAGGGCAAGGCCGGCGAGGACTCCCGGATCCGCCGGCCCATGAACGCCTTCATGGTGTGGGCCAAGGATGAGCGCAAGAGGCTGGCGCAGCAGAACCCCGACCTGCACAACGCCGTGCTCAGCAAGATGCTGG GTCAATCATGGAAAGCGCTGAGCGCTAGTGACAAGCGTCCCTTTGTGGAAGAGGCAGAGCGGCTGCGAATCCAGCATCTCCAGGATCACCCCAACTACAAGTACCGCCcaaggagaaagaagcaggCCAAGAAAATCAAGAGGATGGAACCCAATATCCTCCTGCATAACCTTTCCCAGCCTTGCAGTGACAACTTCAGCATGAGTCACCATGGCGGCAGCCAGCCGGGCCACCCCCAGCCTCCCCCACTTAACCACTTCAGAGAACTCCACTCCATGGGGTCGGATATTGAAAACTATGGCTTGCCAACTCCTGAGATGTCTCCCTTGGATGTCTTGGAACAGACCGAGCCAGCATTTTTCCCTCCGCACATGCAGGATGACTGCAACATGATGCCCTTTCGCGGCTACCACCACCATCACCAGATGGAGTTTCCCCAGGAGAAGTGCATGGGGCGGGACGTGGCCGTGCCCTACGCGCAGACCCCCTCGCACTTGGCCGACGCCATGAGGACTCCCCATCCTTCCAGCATATACTACAACCAGATGTGCTCAGGAACTCAGAACGGGCTTTCCGCTCACCTGGGCCAGCTCTCACCCCCACCCGAAGCCCACCACATGGAGAGCATGGATCACTTGAACCAAACCGAGCTGTGGACAGACGTTGACCGCAACGAGTTTGACCAGTATTTGAACATGAGCAGGACTCGTCCCGAAGCCTCGGGACTGCCTTACCATGTCTCCCTGTCCAAAGTGACTCCTAGAAGCATCTCCTGCGAGGAGAGCAGCTTGATATCTGCCTTGTCCGATGCCAGCAGCGCTGTCTACTATAGCCCCTGCATCACCGGTTAG